The following are encoded in a window of Thermoanaerobacter ethanolicus JW 200 genomic DNA:
- a CDS encoding class I SAM-dependent rRNA methyltransferase, whose protein sequence is MADVILRNTNIKRILNGHPWIYKTEIDRIEGDYTPGGIVNVLNHKKEFIGKGYINLKSMITVRLLTRDINEEIDEEFFRRRIKRAWEYRKKVMDNLNSCRVVFAEADFLPALIVDKFGDYLVLQTLALGIDKYKNTIVKLLVEILNPKGIYERNDVNVRELEGLPQQKGYLYGKFDTMQQFEENGIKFWVDIENGQKTGYFLDQKENRRAIQNYVKEAEVLDCFSHTGSFTVHALHYGAKRVETVDISEEAIEMAKKNVELNGYQERCDFVCDNAFDLLRRYDKESRKFDTIILDPPAFTKSKETVKDALRGYKEINLRALKILREGGFLITCSCSQHIKPDMFLDVIKEAANDAKRNVRLVEQRTQSKDHPILLASEETQYLKCLILQVL, encoded by the coding sequence ATGGCAGACGTTATATTAAGAAACACAAATATTAAAAGGATTTTAAATGGTCACCCTTGGATATACAAAACTGAAATAGATAGAATTGAAGGAGATTACACTCCAGGTGGAATTGTAAATGTTTTAAATCACAAAAAAGAATTCATAGGAAAAGGATACATAAATCTAAAATCCATGATAACTGTCAGATTATTGACCAGAGATATTAATGAAGAAATAGATGAAGAGTTTTTTCGAAGAAGAATTAAAAGAGCATGGGAATACAGAAAAAAAGTTATGGACAATTTAAACTCCTGCAGAGTTGTATTTGCAGAAGCAGATTTTTTACCCGCTTTAATAGTAGACAAATTCGGTGACTATCTTGTTTTGCAAACTCTTGCATTAGGTATAGACAAATATAAAAATACAATAGTAAAGCTCCTTGTTGAAATATTAAATCCCAAAGGCATTTATGAAAGAAATGATGTAAATGTAAGAGAATTAGAAGGGCTTCCACAGCAAAAAGGATATTTGTACGGCAAGTTTGACACAATGCAACAATTTGAAGAAAATGGAATAAAATTTTGGGTAGACATTGAAAATGGCCAAAAGACTGGGTATTTTTTAGATCAAAAAGAAAACAGAAGAGCAATTCAAAATTACGTTAAAGAGGCAGAAGTTCTCGATTGTTTCAGCCATACTGGTTCATTTACAGTACATGCCCTCCACTATGGAGCAAAAAGAGTTGAGACAGTCGACATCTCTGAGGAAGCCATTGAAATGGCAAAAAAGAATGTAGAACTAAATGGTTATCAAGAAAGATGTGACTTTGTATGTGACAACGCCTTTGACCTATTAAGAAGATATGACAAAGAAAGCAGAAAGTTTGATACTATAATACTAGATCCCCCTGCCTTTACAAAAAGCAAAGAAACTGTAAAAGACGCATTAAGGGGATACAAGGAAATAAATTTAAGAGCATTAAAAATTCTAAGAGAAGGAGGCTTTCTCATCACCTGTTCTTGTTCACAGCACATAAAACCTGATATGTTTTTAGATGTCATTAAAGAGGCAGCCAATGATGCCAAAAGAAATGTAAGACTTGTAGAACAACGTACTCAATCAAAAGACCATCCAATATTATTAGCCTCTGAAGAAACTCAATACTTAAAGTGCCTAATTCTACAAGTCTTATAA
- a CDS encoding peptidoglycan-binding domain-containing protein, producing MERQQLGSRLLYEGTVGYDVLQLQMILQSLGYDPGPIDGIFGPRTKNAVMRFQRDNGLKVDGIVGPETMRVINMLIP from the coding sequence ATGGAGAGGCAACAATTAGGCTCCAGGCTTCTATATGAGGGTACCGTCGGGTACGATGTCCTTCAGCTTCAAATGATTCTTCAAAGTTTAGGCTATGACCCTGGTCCAATAGACGGCATTTTTGGGCCAAGAACCAAAAACGCTGTTATGAGATTTCAAAGGGACAATGGCCTTAAAGTTGACGGAATTGTAGGACCTGAAACAATGAGAGTTATAAATATGCTTATACCTTAA
- the pyrE gene encoding orotate phosphoribosyltransferase produces MEKEEVLEIFRKLGVINKGHFLLTSGKHSNTYLQCAKIFQYPKYSEIFSKELALKFKGHEIDVVIGPAIGGIILAYEVARQVGAKALFAEREEGVMKLRRGFEIKEGENVLVVEDVVTTGGSVKEVIELVNSLKGNVIGVGSIVDRSDGKVNFKVPFKSVVSLYVEAFEREECPLCKEGIPLVKPGSRKF; encoded by the coding sequence ATGGAAAAAGAAGAAGTCTTAGAGATTTTTAGAAAGCTAGGAGTAATTAACAAAGGACATTTTTTATTGACATCTGGAAAACACAGCAATACCTATTTGCAGTGTGCGAAAATATTTCAATATCCTAAATACAGCGAAATTTTTAGTAAAGAATTGGCATTAAAATTTAAAGGCCACGAAATAGATGTTGTAATAGGGCCTGCAATTGGAGGAATTATATTGGCCTATGAAGTTGCTCGTCAAGTTGGAGCAAAAGCTCTTTTTGCAGAAAGAGAAGAAGGAGTGATGAAGCTAAGAAGAGGGTTTGAAATCAAAGAAGGAGAAAATGTGCTTGTAGTAGAAGATGTAGTGACAACAGGTGGCTCCGTAAAAGAAGTTATAGAGTTAGTCAATTCTTTAAAAGGCAATGTTATAGGAGTTGGAAGCATAGTTGATAGAAGTGACGGGAAGGTAAATTTTAAAGTTCCTTTTAAGTCTGTGGTAAGCTTGTATGTTGAAGCATTTGAAAGAGAGGAATGTCCCCTTTGCAAAGAAGGCATTCCTCTTGTAAAGCCGGGAAGCAGGAAATTTTAA
- a CDS encoding dihydroorotate dehydrogenase — protein MNLQVEVGGLKLKNPVMTASGTFGFGREYGEYIDLNKLGAIVVKGLTIKPKEGNPPPRVYETPCGMLNSVGLQNPGVDAFIEKELPFLRDYDVAVIANIAGETIEEFAYMAKKLDIDGVDGIEINVSCPNVKKGGMAFGINPEDIFNITKEVKKVTQKTVIVKLTPNVTDIGVCAKAAEDGGADAVSLINTIAGMAINIDTRTPVFKNVIAGLSGPAIKPIALRMVYEAARAVKIPVIGMGGISSFKDALEFMIAGAKAVAIGTCNFVNPYCTVEVIEGIKQYMVLNNIEDINEIIGSLKVD, from the coding sequence TTGAATTTACAAGTTGAAGTTGGGGGACTTAAGTTAAAAAATCCGGTGATGACAGCTTCAGGTACTTTTGGGTTTGGAAGAGAGTACGGAGAATATATTGATTTAAATAAATTAGGAGCGATAGTTGTAAAAGGACTTACAATAAAACCTAAAGAAGGTAATCCACCTCCACGAGTTTATGAAACTCCTTGTGGAATGCTAAACAGTGTAGGGCTTCAAAATCCGGGTGTAGATGCTTTCATTGAGAAAGAGCTGCCTTTTTTAAGAGATTATGATGTTGCTGTAATAGCGAATATTGCAGGAGAAACCATTGAGGAATTTGCTTACATGGCAAAGAAGCTTGATATAGATGGTGTTGATGGAATTGAAATAAATGTCTCCTGTCCAAATGTGAAAAAAGGTGGTATGGCTTTTGGAATAAATCCTGAGGATATATTTAATATAACAAAAGAAGTAAAAAAAGTTACACAAAAAACTGTTATTGTAAAATTAACACCAAATGTGACGGATATTGGGGTTTGTGCTAAAGCAGCAGAAGATGGAGGAGCAGATGCTGTATCTTTAATTAATACAATTGCAGGAATGGCTATAAATATTGATACAAGAACCCCTGTTTTTAAGAACGTGATTGCGGGTTTGTCTGGACCTGCTATAAAGCCTATTGCCCTTAGGATGGTGTATGAGGCAGCGAGAGCCGTGAAAATTCCTGTTATAGGTATGGGCGGTATAAGTTCATTTAAAGATGCATTAGAGTTTATGATTGCGGGGGCGAAGGCAGTGGCAATTGGCACTTGTAATTTTGTAAATCCTTATTGTACAGTAGAGGTTATTGAGGGAATAAAACAGTACATGGTTTTAAACAATATAGAGGACATAAATGAGATTATAGGTTCTTTAAAGGTTGATTAA
- a CDS encoding dihydroorotate dehydrogenase electron transfer subunit, whose protein sequence is MKTKILSNEKIASGIYKLVYEWKGGIPSPGQFVMVDCKGKTFLKRPISVCSVDDKSMTIVYQVKGEGTKNLSEMKKGDTIEVTGPHGHGFELYEDKNVLIVGGGIGIPPLLYLAKKIKAKNLYIALGFKSEIFLVEEFKNLGEVIVTTEDGSFGKKGMVTQGIEDIIDKIDIIYGCGPKPMLKILQDISLKNNIPCQISVEERMACGIGACLVCACKVKKDGGFEYKRVCKDGPVFWAEEVEF, encoded by the coding sequence ATGAAGACCAAGATATTGTCTAATGAAAAGATAGCCAGTGGCATTTATAAATTGGTATATGAGTGGAAGGGGGGAATACCTTCTCCAGGCCAATTTGTAATGGTAGACTGCAAAGGCAAGACTTTTCTAAAAAGGCCTATAAGCGTATGCTCTGTTGATGACAAATCAATGACAATTGTATATCAGGTTAAAGGGGAAGGTACTAAAAATTTATCCGAAATGAAAAAAGGAGATACAATTGAAGTAACAGGTCCTCACGGACATGGTTTTGAACTATATGAGGACAAAAATGTGTTAATAGTAGGAGGGGGAATAGGCATTCCTCCCCTTCTATACCTTGCTAAAAAAATCAAAGCAAAAAATTTGTATATTGCGTTGGGATTTAAAAGTGAAATTTTTCTTGTGGAGGAGTTTAAAAATTTAGGAGAAGTTATTGTCACGACAGAGGACGGAAGTTTTGGGAAAAAAGGAATGGTGACACAAGGAATTGAAGATATAATTGATAAGATTGACATAATATATGGCTGTGGACCAAAACCTATGCTAAAGATATTACAAGATATTTCTCTTAAAAATAACATTCCTTGTCAAATATCTGTAGAAGAAAGGATGGCTTGTGGCATAGGAGCTTGTCTTGTATGCGCTTGCAAAGTGAAAAAAGATGGTGGTTTTGAGTACAAAAGAGTGTGCAAAGATGGTCCCGTCTTTTGGGCAGAGGAGGTGGAGTTTTGA